TATTCCACTCATAGGCGGTTTCTGATGTCAGCTCAAAAGTGGTGCCCCACTCTGTCGTATAATCAATAAAGGGCTGCACAAATGTTGTGCTATATGTATCGCCAATACTCTCCTCAACCGAGTAGGTATGGCTTGCCAAAAAACCCACCGTCCAAGGGCCCTGTACGGTAAGGCCGACATAAGATAACCCGATACCCGTTTCATTTGTGCCGTGAGCTTACGAGAAGGTAGCGTGCAGGGGAGGTCCCGGCCACAGCCAGAACCTGTTTTGATTAGATATCGGACTGGTAATTCCAGGGTAAGAACTGTTCCGGATTGGCCATAACCTCGCTTTGCCGCCGTTGAACGGCATTAAAGTAATCCAGCACGTTGACACCGGCCTCGGCTGCCGTCGCTATCATCGCCATTACCACATCAGCAACGTGGGCTCCTTTGGTCGTTTTGTGGAACATGGCATTTTTTCGGTTACGCGCGACCAGTTTAAGCGCCTGTTCCGCCCGGTTATTGTCGAGTTGTGCGCCTTCCAAGCGGCAGAAGGCTGTCAGCCCTTCATAGTGTTTGTTGAAGTAGTTAATCGCTTTACCCA
This Photobacterium gaetbulicola Gung47 DNA region includes the following protein-coding sequences:
- a CDS encoding putative transposase (COG3436) — protein: MSDALSSNRPSLGFEVEHCLCNSHGRRQFAEVLNQFPDEVEQVLNWYGEIWRYDDEARELELNTTQRLAWHKKLSLPMMKKIHSWGKSELTNGSVEENSGLGKAINYFNKHYEGLTAFCRLEGAQLDNNRAEQALKLVARNRKNAMFHKTTKGAHVADVVMAMIATAAEAGVNVLDYFNAVQRRQSEVMANPEQFLPWNYQSDI